A window of the Magnetococcales bacterium genome harbors these coding sequences:
- the gph gene encoding phosphoglycolate phosphatase (PGP is an essential enzyme in the glycolate salvage pathway in higher organisms (photorespiration in plants). Phosphoglycolate results from the oxidase activity of RubisCO in the Calvin cycle when concentrations of carbon dioxide are low relative to oxygen. This enzyme is a member of the Haloacid Dehalogenase (HAD) superfamily of aspartate-nucleophile hydrolase enzymes (PF00702).) → MVTVLPCHSLLFDLDGTLVDTAPDLCGALNHVLRLHGRAPLPLESVRHLVGGGARTLLARGFGRETEPRPGEEEAFDQTVAEFLDYYEAHLADHSRPFPGVREALARLAEAGFALGIVTNKPEQLTRPLLHQLGLDAFFPCVVGGNTLTVHKPDPAPLFHALACLGRPSRGAVMVGDSETDADAAHNAAIPVILVTYGYTRGRSVEEMSPALTVSHFGDLPECVRFHSPAEN, encoded by the coding sequence ATGGTGACGGTTCTTCCCTGTCATTCGCTGTTGTTCGATCTCGATGGTACCCTGGTGGATACCGCGCCGGATCTGTGCGGCGCCCTCAACCATGTCCTGAGGCTGCACGGGCGCGCTCCCCTGCCCCTCGAATCGGTTCGCCATCTGGTGGGAGGGGGTGCGCGCACCCTTCTGGCGCGCGGCTTCGGGAGAGAAACGGAGCCTCGCCCTGGGGAAGAGGAGGCCTTCGATCAGACGGTTGCGGAATTTCTCGACTACTACGAGGCCCACCTCGCCGACCATTCCCGGCCGTTTCCGGGAGTTCGGGAGGCTTTGGCGCGGCTTGCCGAGGCCGGATTCGCCCTGGGTATCGTGACCAACAAACCGGAACAACTGACTCGTCCCCTGCTGCATCAACTGGGGCTCGACGCATTCTTTCCGTGCGTCGTGGGGGGCAACACCCTGACCGTGCATAAACCGGATCCGGCTCCCCTGTTTCACGCCCTCGCCTGCCTGGGGCGGCCCTCTCGGGGAGCCGTCATGGTCGGCGATTCCGAAACCGATGCCGATGCGGCCCACAACGCCGCGATACCCGTCATCCTGGTCACCTACGGCTACACCCGGGGCCGCTCCGTCGAGGAGATGTCCCCGGCGCTCACGGTCAGCCATTTCGGCGATTTGCCGGAATGCGTGCGGTTTCATTCGCCTGCGGAGAATTGA
- the hpt gene encoding hypoxanthine phosphoribosyltransferase, whose product MPYIVKTLISEMDLQERVRTLAEEIAPRLGPDPIVIGLFKGAFIFTADLVRELYRVGVNPAIDFMVLSSYGAGMDSAGTVAVKLDCREKLEGRHILLVDDILDTGNTLLFTIDHLRAKGAAQVLSCVLLDKKERRKMPVKADFVGFPIPNEFVVGYGIDYAEKHRELPYIGAVVQQQAAS is encoded by the coding sequence ATGCCTTATATCGTCAAAACCCTGATTTCGGAAATGGACCTTCAGGAGCGCGTGCGCACCCTGGCGGAGGAGATCGCCCCGCGTCTGGGCCCCGATCCCATCGTCATCGGACTCTTCAAGGGGGCCTTCATCTTTACCGCCGATCTGGTGCGCGAGCTTTATCGGGTCGGGGTCAACCCCGCCATCGATTTCATGGTCCTCTCCTCCTACGGCGCCGGCATGGACAGCGCCGGGACCGTCGCCGTCAAGCTCGATTGTCGTGAGAAGCTGGAAGGACGCCATATCCTCCTGGTGGACGATATCCTCGATACGGGCAACACCCTGCTCTTCACCATCGACCATCTGCGCGCCAAGGGAGCGGCCCAGGTTCTCTCCTGCGTCCTGCTGGACAAGAAGGAGCGCCGCAAGATGCCCGTGAAGGCCGATTTCGTGGGTTTCCCCATTCCCAACGAATTCGTGGTCGGCTACGGCATCGACTATGCCGAAAAACACCGGGAACTGCCCTATATCGGCGCCGTGGTGCAGCAACAGGCCGCCTCCTGA